A section of the Quatrionicoccus australiensis genome encodes:
- a CDS encoding AraC family transcriptional regulator, with translation MDILSDILHVAGLRRRQLDLHALTLETALRFPCDRSFGLYAVTRGRAFVHATNLDEPLALQAGDLVLMARGCAHQLSLDRTTPTHCTTMMIAPFAGAGLADGAPSSRAGADDNPATQASAQVISAAYQFWHDPLHPFLRSLPPWFVVRGHSLPPLSPLSLTIGLLDRELGDGGLGASSATLGLLDALFAFALREIAQRQNPGAPGLHHAIADRPIRQVLTLMHGNLGHSWTLEELGRQAGLSRSALAKRFRDALGDSPLNYLRTLRMQKAMQLLADTRLSLEQIAQAVGYQDAFGFSKVFKRTTGQSPRQFREQDVADRQSPYRVQVA, from the coding sequence ATGGACATACTCTCAGACATTCTTCATGTCGCCGGACTCCGGCGCCGCCAGCTTGACCTGCACGCGCTCACGCTCGAGACGGCGCTGCGTTTTCCCTGTGACCGCAGCTTCGGCCTGTACGCAGTCACGCGAGGCCGCGCTTTCGTGCACGCGACCAACTTGGACGAGCCGCTGGCGCTGCAGGCCGGCGACTTGGTGTTGATGGCGCGCGGCTGCGCGCACCAGCTATCGCTGGACCGCACAACGCCCACGCACTGCACCACGATGATGATCGCACCATTTGCAGGCGCTGGTCTGGCAGACGGAGCACCGTCCTCTAGGGCCGGGGCCGACGACAACCCGGCTACCCAGGCCTCCGCGCAAGTCATCAGTGCCGCCTACCAGTTCTGGCACGACCCGCTGCATCCCTTCCTGCGCAGCCTGCCACCGTGGTTCGTGGTGCGCGGCCACTCTCTGCCCCCGCTCTCTCCCCTGTCCCTGACCATCGGCCTGCTCGACCGCGAGCTGGGCGACGGAGGACTGGGCGCCTCCTCGGCCACCCTGGGTCTGCTTGACGCACTGTTCGCCTTTGCCCTGCGCGAGATTGCACAGCGCCAAAACCCCGGCGCACCGGGCTTGCACCACGCCATCGCCGACCGCCCGATCCGCCAGGTGCTCACACTCATGCACGGCAACCTCGGCCATAGCTGGACGCTCGAAGAACTGGGCCGGCAGGCCGGCCTGTCGCGCTCGGCGCTGGCCAAGCGCTTTCGCGACGCCCTGGGCGACTCGCCGCTGAACTACCTGCGCACCCTGCGCATGCAGAAGGCCATGCAGTTGCTGGCTGACACCCGGCTGTCGCTGGAACAGATCGCGCAGGCCGTGGGCTACCAGGACGCTTTCGGTTTTTCCAAGGTCTTCAAACGCACCACTGGCCAGTCGCCGCGCCAGTTCCGCGAGCAGGACGTCGCGGACCGGCAGAGCCCGTACCGGGTCCAGGTGGCCTGA
- the lpxK gene encoding tetraacyldisaccharide 4'-kinase, protein MARWLQRQWFEQRRLSPALWLLLPLLLPLCGLFVLLANLKRRRTQPLRLPVPVVVVGNITVGGAGKTPLTLWLARALQERGWQPGIVSRGYGGANSAPRAVLADASPVDVGDEPILLARRSAVPVWVGRDRAAAGLALLAAHPEVNLILCDDGLQHYRLARDVELAVFDGRGAGNGWRLPLGPLREPLARLDSVDAVICNGAPDERLPATLPSFAMRLQPGDFYRLDDFARFCTVDRLRGQKLHALAGIGDPGRFFRTLQALGLDFEAHPFPDHHAYVEADLAFAKDGILLMTEKDAVKCAGLTPGETWVLPVAAELAPALTELILEKLRGRQAA, encoded by the coding sequence ATGGCGCGCTGGTTGCAGCGGCAGTGGTTCGAGCAACGCCGGCTTTCGCCGGCGTTGTGGCTTTTGCTGCCGCTCCTGCTGCCCTTGTGCGGGCTGTTTGTCCTGCTCGCCAATCTCAAGCGTCGCCGGACGCAGCCGCTGCGCCTGCCGGTGCCGGTGGTCGTGGTCGGCAACATCACCGTCGGCGGCGCCGGCAAGACGCCGCTGACGCTGTGGTTGGCTCGGGCGCTGCAGGAGCGCGGCTGGCAGCCGGGCATCGTCAGTCGCGGTTATGGCGGTGCAAACTCGGCGCCGCGCGCGGTGCTGGCCGACGCCTCACCGGTCGACGTCGGCGACGAGCCGATTTTGCTCGCCCGGCGCAGTGCTGTGCCGGTCTGGGTCGGGCGCGACCGGGCGGCAGCCGGACTGGCCTTGCTGGCGGCGCATCCGGAAGTGAACCTGATTCTTTGCGACGACGGCCTGCAGCATTACCGTCTGGCGCGCGATGTCGAGCTGGCCGTTTTTGACGGACGCGGCGCCGGCAACGGCTGGCGCCTGCCGCTCGGGCCGCTGCGCGAACCGCTGGCACGGCTCGATTCGGTCGATGCGGTGATCTGCAACGGCGCACCGGATGAGCGTCTGCCGGCTACCTTGCCGTCTTTTGCAATGCGTTTGCAGCCCGGCGATTTCTATCGGCTCGATGATTTTGCCCGTTTCTGTACGGTCGACCGTCTGCGTGGGCAGAAATTGCACGCGCTGGCCGGAATCGGCGATCCCGGGCGCTTTTTCCGGACCCTGCAGGCGCTGGGGCTGGACTTCGAAGCGCATCCCTTTCCCGATCATCACGCCTACGTGGAGGCCGATCTGGCCTTCGCCAAAGACGGCATCCTGCTGATGACCGAGAAGGATGCAGTAAAATGCGCCGGATTGACGCCCGGCGAAACCTGGGTTTTGCCCGTCGCGGCCGAGCTCGCGCCGGCCCTAACTGAACTTATTCTGGAGAAACTTCGTGGACGCCAGGCTGCTTGA
- a CDS encoding winged helix-turn-helix transcriptional regulator has protein sequence MKRPILNLEPQCFSSDCPSRALFDQIADKWSMMVLAVLDDGPHRFNAIKRRLEGVTQKALTQCLRRLERNGLVSRQVISSPLAVQYEITPLGNTLQQPFRQLHAWTLEKLPLVESARSAFDQQNLP, from the coding sequence GTGAAACGTCCGATATTAAATTTAGAGCCACAGTGCTTTTCTTCAGACTGCCCAAGCAGAGCTTTGTTCGATCAGATTGCTGACAAATGGTCAATGATGGTGTTGGCTGTTCTAGACGACGGTCCACATCGTTTTAACGCGATCAAGCGCCGGCTGGAGGGCGTCACCCAGAAAGCGCTGACTCAATGTCTTCGTCGCTTGGAGCGCAACGGACTGGTTTCCCGTCAAGTGATTTCGTCGCCGCTCGCTGTTCAATATGAAATCACGCCGCTTGGGAACACTTTGCAGCAACCATTTCGACAACTGCATGCGTGGACACTGGAGAAGCTTCCGTTGGTCGAAAGCGCTCGGAGCGCATTCGATCAACAGAATTTGCCTTGA
- a CDS encoding winged helix-turn-helix transcriptional regulator: MQQTRRSGCPINLTLEQIGDRWSLIVIRDVMFGNRRSYGALLERNEEGIASNILASRLKHLAASGLLTRSPDPNHQQKGIYSLTEAAIQLVPLLAQMAAWGLRHTQPSKEAALRAELLEKGGPSLWSALMDELRYLHLGAPRPARSVLDELSADDENAIAN; this comes from the coding sequence GTGCAACAAACAAGACGATCGGGCTGCCCGATCAACCTGACGCTTGAGCAGATCGGCGACCGCTGGAGCCTGATCGTTATCCGCGATGTCATGTTCGGGAACAGGCGTAGCTATGGCGCCTTGCTGGAGAGAAACGAGGAAGGCATCGCCTCGAACATCCTCGCCAGCCGGCTGAAGCACTTGGCCGCGTCTGGCCTGCTGACACGATCTCCGGATCCGAATCATCAGCAGAAAGGAATCTACAGCCTCACGGAAGCGGCCATACAGCTTGTACCTCTGCTCGCACAGATGGCTGCCTGGGGCCTTCGGCATACGCAACCAAGCAAGGAGGCGGCTTTGCGCGCGGAACTGCTGGAAAAGGGCGGACCTTCACTTTGGAGTGCCCTTATGGATGAACTACGTTACCTGCATCTCGGTGCACCGCGTCCGGCGCGCTCAGTATTGGACGAACTTAGCGCCGACGACGAGAACGCAATCGCTAATTAG
- a CDS encoding NADH-dependent flavin oxidoreductase: MSHLHANPLFHPFDLRPGITLRNRVVMSPMTTWSGTDDFQITEEEEEYYRLRVKGVGMVISGCAQVTANGIGFTHEFSAADDSFIPSLKRLADAAKSGGAPALLQIFHAGNKALPQLIPGGDVVSSSAVLTKATPFVAPLTPRALTGDEVVEMIKAFGEATRRGIEAGFDGIEVHGAHGFLLQNFLSPATNTRTDEWGGSLGNRMRFPLAVVAEVKRVIAKHADRPFAIGVRLSPEEPGDEGYRIDQTLGFVDQLLELGVDYIHISLANLLTDRPIDDPDGQSIVSRIVERVAKRAPVLAAGSILTPDHASRALDAGLSMVAIGRGLIVNPDWVSRVQQGQEVDVELDPAKLPAIKLPQKLWAIIQGFQGWIPLKQ, encoded by the coding sequence ATGTCTCATCTGCATGCCAATCCCTTGTTCCACCCCTTCGATCTCCGCCCGGGTATCACCTTGCGCAATCGCGTGGTGATGTCGCCCATGACTACATGGTCGGGCACCGACGATTTCCAGATCACGGAGGAAGAGGAGGAGTACTACAGGCTCCGTGTTAAAGGCGTAGGAATGGTAATTAGCGGTTGCGCCCAGGTGACCGCCAACGGAATCGGTTTTACGCACGAATTTTCCGCTGCCGACGATAGTTTCATCCCAAGCCTCAAGCGGCTTGCTGATGCAGCAAAGAGTGGTGGTGCGCCGGCTTTGCTGCAAATTTTTCATGCCGGCAACAAGGCACTGCCACAGCTCATTCCTGGCGGGGATGTGGTAAGTTCAAGCGCTGTTCTAACAAAAGCCACGCCCTTCGTTGCGCCCCTGACGCCGAGAGCCCTAACGGGTGATGAGGTCGTGGAGATGATCAAGGCGTTCGGTGAGGCAACACGGCGTGGTATCGAGGCAGGTTTCGACGGGATCGAAGTGCATGGTGCTCACGGTTTCCTGCTGCAAAACTTCCTCTCTCCAGCCACTAATACCCGCACCGATGAATGGGGCGGATCATTGGGAAACCGCATGCGGTTTCCCTTGGCCGTCGTCGCGGAGGTTAAGCGTGTGATTGCCAAGCATGCCGATCGACCGTTTGCCATCGGTGTCCGCCTCTCGCCGGAAGAGCCTGGCGACGAAGGCTATCGCATTGACCAGACGCTGGGCTTTGTCGACCAACTGTTGGAACTGGGTGTCGATTACATTCACATCTCACTGGCCAACTTGTTGACAGACCGGCCTATCGACGATCCTGACGGGCAATCTATCGTCAGCCGCATCGTCGAACGAGTTGCCAAGCGGGCTCCTGTGCTCGCCGCCGGCAGCATCCTGACCCCCGACCATGCCAGCCGAGCGCTGGATGCCGGGTTATCGATGGTTGCGATTGGCCGGGGGTTGATTGTCAACCCGGACTGGGTAAGCCGTGTTCAGCAGGGCCAGGAGGTGGACGTTGAGCTTGATCCTGCGAAGCTTCCGGCGATCAAGCTTCCGCAGAAGCTATGGGCCATCATTCAGGGCTTCCAGGGCTGGATTCCTCTGAAGCAGTAA
- a CDS encoding MBL fold metallo-hydrolase codes for MNIKEIVKNLLVLCTILLAAGTVSANQSAKVFDLTFHIFTSEDDGFFDNSVIVEGDKELLLIDAQLTRANAIKVLDLIRSLNKNLKQIYITHEHADHFLGLEVFKDAFPQVEILANSKVANRIDEVYKAKLEKWHGILSSKAATREVPITRYDGDQLSIEGTQIEIHKHLQGDTDENSYLWFPKERVAVVGDMAYDQMHVYTVETTPESRKTWVQNLDTLAKRNPKIVIPGHNFPNKKIDAYSAIYFTKQYLLVFEEELSKSSSRAEFQNRMKIQYPDAELFFSVERASAKFFNQ; via the coding sequence ATGAACATAAAAGAAATTGTCAAAAACCTCCTAGTACTTTGCACCATTCTTCTCGCAGCCGGAACAGTTTCCGCCAACCAATCAGCCAAAGTTTTCGATCTAACTTTTCACATATTCACTTCAGAAGACGATGGATTTTTTGATAACTCGGTGATTGTTGAGGGAGATAAAGAACTACTGCTGATTGACGCGCAACTTACTCGAGCGAATGCGATTAAGGTCCTCGATTTGATACGATCGCTCAACAAGAATCTCAAGCAGATTTATATTACTCACGAGCATGCTGACCATTTTTTGGGCTTGGAGGTATTCAAGGACGCTTTTCCACAAGTGGAGATATTAGCTAACTCCAAGGTCGCGAACCGTATAGATGAGGTATACAAGGCTAAGCTTGAAAAATGGCATGGGATATTGTCGTCAAAGGCAGCCACCCGTGAAGTCCCCATAACTAGATACGATGGAGACCAACTCAGTATTGAAGGTACACAAATCGAGATTCATAAACATCTTCAGGGGGACACTGATGAGAACTCCTACCTTTGGTTCCCCAAAGAACGTGTCGCGGTAGTCGGTGACATGGCCTATGACCAAATGCACGTCTATACCGTAGAAACTACGCCTGAGAGCCGAAAAACCTGGGTTCAAAATCTCGATACGCTTGCAAAGCGAAACCCTAAAATTGTCATTCCAGGGCATAATTTTCCGAATAAAAAAATTGACGCCTACAGTGCGATTTATTTCACAAAACAGTATCTTTTGGTTTTTGAAGAAGAACTTTCCAAATCAAGCAGTCGAGCCGAATTTCAAAACCGCATGAAAATACAATATCCAGATGCAGAGCTTTTCTTTAGTGTTGAAAGAGCCTCCGCTAAGTTTTTTAATCAATAA
- a CDS encoding NmrA family NAD(P)-binding protein, with product MTTTLVIGANGQNGSPLVDLLTAQGQTVRRATSRTPTQVGEVHLNLVTGEGLAAALAGADQLFLLAPSGFSNHHELLIPAIDAAKTAGVRKVLLMSAMGANADDSIPLRRAELHLERSGLAWNVIRPNWFMQNFHTFWLQSIQTQGQILLPVGAAKGSFIDTRDVAAVAAKLLSSDDFVNQSHDLTGSEALDHTQVAAILSKAAGRTIGYTDVPEDAMRQGLLAAGLPPDYAEFLLAILSAFKTGYAERTTDAVQRITGKAPIRLEQYAQEFKAHWA from the coding sequence ATGACTACCACCCTCGTAATCGGCGCCAATGGCCAGAACGGTTCCCCCCTCGTTGACCTGCTCACCGCCCAGGGCCAAACCGTGCGCCGCGCCACCAGCCGCACCCCCACCCAGGTCGGCGAGGTGCACCTCAACCTCGTCACCGGCGAAGGCCTGGCTGCGGCGCTGGCCGGCGCCGACCAGCTGTTCTTGTTGGCACCTTCCGGCTTTTCCAACCATCACGAGTTGCTGATACCCGCCATCGACGCCGCCAAAACCGCCGGTGTGCGTAAGGTGCTGCTGATGTCCGCCATGGGCGCCAACGCCGACGACAGCATCCCGCTGCGCCGTGCCGAGTTGCACCTGGAGCGTTCGGGTCTGGCCTGGAACGTAATCCGCCCCAACTGGTTCATGCAGAACTTCCACACCTTCTGGCTTCAGAGCATCCAGACCCAAGGTCAGATCCTCTTGCCAGTAGGCGCCGCAAAGGGCAGCTTCATCGACACTCGCGACGTCGCGGCCGTGGCCGCCAAGCTGCTGAGCAGCGACGACTTCGTGAACCAGTCGCACGACCTGACCGGCAGCGAGGCGCTCGACCACACCCAGGTAGCGGCGATCCTGTCGAAGGCCGCAGGCCGGACAATTGGCTACACCGACGTTCCCGAAGATGCAATGCGCCAGGGCCTGCTGGCCGCGGGCCTACCGCCGGACTACGCTGAGTTCCTGCTAGCAATCCTGAGCGCATTCAAAACTGGCTATGCCGAGCGCACTACCGACGCGGTGCAGCGCATCACCGGGAAGGCGCCAATCCGACTGGAACAGTACGCGCAGGAATTCAAAGCCCACTGGGCCTGA
- the xseA gene encoding exodeoxyribonuclease VII large subunit → MREVTTTAPSSTLTVSSLNRLVRECLEAKFPLTWVGGEISNLTYAASGHVYFSLKDAAAQVRCVMWRSRAQLLGWRLENGQKIEARALVSFYEPRGEFQLNVEAIRRAGQGDLFERFLRLKAQLEAEGLFASAAKRPLPTFPRHLAIVTSPQAAALRDVLSTLHRRAPHIRISLFPTPVQGEGAGEKIAAAIMAASDSACDALILCRGGGSIEDLWAFNEESVARAIRASAIPVVAGVGHETDFTIADFAADQRAPTPTAAAELLSPERSALLARLAELQRHLERRMERTLADQQQKIDWLTSRLIHPAARIEQRRQDTTQLGRRLHQAMLRQTASQQLRLAVLGQRHKAARPQPGKQGEQLAHLHYRLHSQALWKISQQTGKLNALSSGLVQLDPQAVLARGYALAIGPDGRAVRDAAQIASGDALKLSFARGSADVTVNQVVATPEAD, encoded by the coding sequence ATGCGTGAAGTCACCACCACCGCCCCCTCTTCCACACTCACGGTTTCCAGCCTGAACCGCCTGGTCCGCGAATGTCTTGAAGCGAAATTCCCGCTGACCTGGGTCGGCGGCGAGATTTCCAACCTGACCTACGCCGCTTCCGGCCACGTCTATTTCTCGCTCAAGGATGCTGCCGCCCAAGTGCGCTGCGTGATGTGGCGCAGCCGGGCGCAACTACTCGGCTGGCGCCTGGAAAACGGCCAGAAGATCGAGGCACGCGCCCTGGTCTCTTTCTACGAGCCGCGCGGCGAATTCCAGCTCAATGTCGAAGCCATCCGCCGCGCCGGCCAGGGCGACCTGTTCGAACGCTTCCTGCGCCTCAAGGCACAACTCGAAGCCGAAGGCCTGTTCGCCAGCGCAGCCAAACGGCCGCTGCCGACTTTTCCGCGCCACCTGGCCATCGTCACCAGCCCGCAGGCCGCGGCGCTGCGCGACGTACTGAGCACGCTGCACCGGCGTGCGCCGCATATCCGGATCAGCCTGTTCCCGACGCCAGTCCAGGGCGAAGGCGCCGGCGAAAAAATTGCCGCCGCGATCATGGCGGCCAGCGACAGCGCTTGCGACGCGCTCATTCTCTGTCGCGGCGGCGGCAGCATCGAGGATCTCTGGGCCTTCAACGAGGAAAGCGTGGCACGCGCCATCCGCGCCTCCGCCATCCCGGTGGTTGCCGGCGTCGGCCACGAAACCGATTTCACGATTGCCGACTTTGCCGCCGACCAGCGCGCCCCAACACCGACCGCCGCAGCCGAACTGCTCAGTCCCGAGCGTAGCGCCCTGCTCGCCCGCCTCGCCGAACTGCAGCGCCATCTCGAACGGCGCATGGAACGCACCCTGGCCGACCAGCAGCAAAAAATCGACTGGCTGACCAGCCGCCTGATTCACCCCGCGGCGCGCATCGAACAGCGCCGCCAGGACACGACCCAGCTCGGCCGCCGCCTGCACCAGGCGATGTTGCGCCAGACTGCCAGCCAGCAATTGCGCCTCGCCGTCCTCGGCCAGCGCCATAAGGCCGCCCGACCACAGCCGGGCAAGCAGGGCGAACAGCTCGCGCATCTGCATTACCGGCTACACAGCCAGGCGCTCTGGAAAATTTCTCAACAGACCGGGAAACTTAATGCACTAAGTAGCGGTCTAGTGCAACTGGATCCGCAAGCCGTATTGGCCCGCGGTTATGCCTTGGCCATCGGCCCCGACGGTCGTGCCGTGCGCGATGCCGCACAGATTGCCAGCGGCGATGCGCTGAAACTCAGCTTTGCCCGGGGTTCGGCCGACGTCACCGTCAATCAGGTTGTGGCCACACCCGAAGCTGACTAG
- a CDS encoding TetR/AcrR family transcriptional regulator encodes MSGKPQYDEIAVLKAAMGVFWRHGYANASVSDLTEATGLSRSSLYQRFHDKGGLFSESLQLYTDRVLTRMRSTRAHTSKASVEALLREFLPTESKIKRPPGCLISRSNAEQEDLTAAGKLAANAAACQQRQIFMEILTRGQLEGEIEQNVDLNLLAWYYFGILQAIVNLPSVGATSQTLARLIDVAMLAWPQGHT; translated from the coding sequence ATGAGCGGTAAACCGCAATATGATGAAATTGCAGTACTAAAAGCGGCGATGGGTGTTTTCTGGCGTCATGGGTACGCAAATGCATCTGTTAGCGATCTGACCGAGGCGACTGGTTTGTCTCGATCAAGCCTATACCAGCGCTTTCATGATAAGGGCGGGCTCTTCAGTGAGTCTCTCCAGTTGTATACCGACCGCGTATTGACGCGAATGAGATCGACCCGAGCACACACCTCCAAAGCGAGCGTAGAAGCATTGCTACGTGAGTTTCTTCCGACGGAATCTAAGATAAAGCGCCCTCCTGGTTGCCTGATATCACGCAGTAACGCGGAGCAAGAAGACCTAACTGCCGCAGGAAAGCTAGCCGCTAACGCTGCGGCGTGCCAGCAGAGGCAGATCTTTATGGAGATTCTGACTCGTGGGCAGCTAGAGGGTGAGATCGAGCAGAATGTCGATCTGAATCTACTGGCTTGGTATTACTTTGGAATACTGCAAGCAATCGTAAACCTACCTTCAGTCGGAGCTACTAGCCAGACGCTTGCCCGTCTTATTGACGTTGCAATGTTGGCATGGCCTCAAGGCCATACATAA
- a CDS encoding ExbD/TolR family protein: protein MNFQRGRSREEPEINLIPMIDVLLVIIIFLMLTTTYAKFSGLEINLPTADASKQAEQPNEIDVAVTASGQILVNKSPLPGGDVKSIADALQRAAGARPDPLIVINADAKATHQNVIDVMQAAQSAGYPHISFATQAPR from the coding sequence ATGAACTTTCAGCGCGGACGCAGCCGGGAAGAGCCGGAAATCAACCTGATTCCGATGATCGACGTCTTGCTGGTCATCATCATTTTCCTGATGTTGACGACGACTTACGCCAAGTTCTCCGGCCTCGAAATCAATTTGCCGACGGCCGATGCCAGCAAGCAGGCCGAGCAGCCCAACGAGATCGATGTTGCGGTGACGGCGAGCGGCCAGATCCTGGTCAACAAGTCGCCCTTGCCCGGTGGTGACGTCAAGAGCATTGCCGATGCCCTGCAGCGGGCGGCCGGTGCCCGGCCCGATCCGCTGATCGTCATCAACGCCGATGCCAAGGCGACGCACCAGAACGTCATCGACGTGATGCAGGCGGCGCAGTCGGCCGGCTATCCGCACATCTCCTTCGCGACGCAAGCGCCACGCTGA
- a CDS encoding Trm112 family protein, with amino-acid sequence MDARLLDILVCPICKGNLEHRKAEKELVCKPCKLAFPIRDDIPIMLEDEARQLPAEG; translated from the coding sequence GTGGACGCCAGGCTGCTTGATATCCTCGTCTGCCCGATTTGCAAGGGCAATCTCGAACACCGCAAAGCCGAAAAGGAACTGGTCTGCAAACCCTGCAAGCTGGCTTTCCCGATTCGCGACGACATCCCGATCATGCTCGAGGACGAAGCCCGGCAACTGCCCGCGGAAGGCTGA
- a CDS encoding MBL fold metallo-hydrolase, translating into MKFTTILSRTVLAVSLAFAGTFVAVAPAQAAAPMQHKQVAGFYRAMIGDYEVTALHDGSGAIDSSLLHGDPALIQSLLARSFQNDPKHVSATVQGYLVNTGSKLVLIDTGAGGHWGGPTLGKLVQNLKASGYKPEQVDLVLLSHLHADHTGGIYKDGKRVFPKATVMMKKADADFWLSKEITAKAPEDAKIFFKVAQDAAAPYIAAGKWKPYEGLDEIVPGIAPYAIPGHTPGHTGYMISSKGQSLLVWGDTAHVLAVQMPHPEIGIVFDSDGPTAIKTREDLLVKLAADKTMIAAAHMPFPGLGRIRKADTGTGYDWVPATFLNLK; encoded by the coding sequence ATGAAATTCACCACTATCCTTTCGCGTACCGTGCTCGCGGTATCGTTAGCATTCGCCGGCACTTTCGTTGCTGTAGCACCGGCCCAAGCTGCAGCGCCGATGCAGCACAAGCAGGTTGCGGGCTTCTATCGCGCGATGATTGGCGACTATGAAGTCACCGCCCTCCATGACGGCAGCGGCGCCATAGACTCCAGCCTCCTGCATGGCGATCCGGCGCTCATCCAGTCCCTCCTGGCGCGCTCCTTCCAAAACGATCCCAAGCATGTCTCGGCCACCGTCCAAGGCTACCTGGTCAACACCGGCTCCAAGCTCGTCCTCATCGATACGGGTGCTGGCGGCCACTGGGGTGGCCCCACGCTGGGCAAGCTCGTGCAGAACCTGAAGGCCTCCGGCTACAAGCCGGAGCAGGTTGATCTGGTGCTGCTGAGCCATCTTCACGCTGACCATACTGGCGGCATATACAAAGACGGGAAACGCGTCTTCCCGAAGGCGACCGTGATGATGAAGAAGGCCGACGCCGACTTCTGGCTGTCGAAGGAAATCACCGCCAAGGCCCCGGAAGACGCAAAAATCTTCTTCAAGGTGGCACAGGATGCCGCCGCGCCTTACATCGCTGCCGGCAAATGGAAGCCGTACGAAGGCCTGGACGAAATCGTCCCCGGCATCGCACCGTATGCCATTCCCGGCCATACGCCCGGTCACACCGGCTACATGATTTCCTCAAAGGGTCAGTCGCTGCTGGTCTGGGGCGACACCGCTCACGTCCTCGCCGTCCAGATGCCGCACCCGGAAATCGGCATCGTCTTCGACTCAGACGGCCCGACGGCCATCAAAACGCGTGAAGACCTTCTGGTGAAACTCGCCGCGGACAAGACGATGATTGCCGCCGCCCACATGCCGTTCCCGGGCCTGGGCCGTATTCGCAAGGCCGACACCGGCACTGGCTACGACTGGGTACCCGCAACTTTCCTCAACCTGAAGTGA
- a CDS encoding superoxide dismutase → MEHQLPQLPFAKDALAPHMSAETFDYHYAKHHQAYVTNLNNLIKGTEYENLDLEAIVKKAPAGGVYNNAAQVWNHTFFWNCLTPNGGGAPKGALADAINAKWGSLDAFKTAFQTSAVGNFGSGWTWLVKKADGSVDIVNMGAAGTPLTTGDKALLCVDVWEHAYYIDYRNARPKFVETYLASLVNWAFAESNFAG, encoded by the coding sequence ATGGAACATCAACTGCCCCAGCTGCCTTTCGCCAAGGATGCCCTGGCCCCGCACATGTCGGCCGAGACCTTTGACTATCACTACGCGAAGCATCATCAGGCCTATGTCACCAACCTGAACAACCTGATCAAGGGCACCGAATACGAAAACCTCGACCTCGAAGCCATCGTCAAGAAGGCGCCGGCTGGCGGCGTGTACAACAACGCAGCCCAGGTCTGGAACCACACCTTCTTCTGGAACTGCCTGACCCCGAACGGCGGCGGCGCTCCGAAGGGTGCCCTGGCTGACGCGATCAACGCCAAGTGGGGTTCGCTCGACGCTTTCAAGACCGCCTTCCAGACCTCGGCTGTCGGCAACTTCGGTTCCGGCTGGACCTGGCTGGTCAAGAAGGCCGACGGTTCCGTCGACATCGTCAACATGGGCGCCGCCGGCACCCCGCTGACCACCGGCGACAAGGCCCTGCTCTGCGTTGACGTATGGGAACACGCCTACTACATCGACTACCGCAATGCCCGTCCGAAGTTCGTCGAAACCTACCTCGCCAGCCTGGTGAACTGGGCTTTCGCCGAAAGCAACTTCGCCGGCTAA
- a CDS encoding MotA/TolQ/ExbB proton channel family protein: MFAIVQAAGWPIWPLLLASIISVALIIERLVALRRSKVVPAGLLQRAVGEFKRGANNDKLLEDLEKHSPLGRVLSAGLRNVNASREIMKESIEEAGGAVAHELNRYLTTLGTIASISPLMGLFGTVVGMIEIFGSQSPSGSNPQQLAHGISIALYNTGFGLVIAMPSMIFWRHFRAQVDGFVVEMEQQAVRLVEYMHGDRK; encoded by the coding sequence GTGTTTGCGATCGTTCAGGCTGCCGGTTGGCCCATCTGGCCGTTGTTGCTGGCCTCCATCATTTCCGTTGCGCTGATCATCGAGCGTCTGGTTGCCCTGCGTCGTTCCAAGGTCGTTCCGGCCGGCCTGCTGCAACGTGCGGTCGGCGAGTTCAAGCGCGGTGCCAACAACGACAAGCTGCTTGAGGACCTTGAAAAGCATTCGCCGCTCGGGCGCGTTTTGTCGGCCGGCCTGCGCAACGTCAATGCGTCGCGCGAAATCATGAAGGAATCGATCGAGGAAGCCGGTGGCGCCGTCGCGCACGAGCTGAACCGCTACCTGACGACGCTCGGCACGATTGCCTCGATCAGCCCGCTGATGGGCCTGTTCGGCACCGTGGTCGGGATGATCGAGATTTTCGGTTCGCAGTCGCCGAGCGGCTCGAATCCGCAGCAACTGGCGCATGGCATCTCGATCGCGCTGTACAACACCGGTTTCGGCCTGGTCATCGCGATGCCGAGCATGATCTTCTGGCGCCATTTCCGCGCCCAGGTCGATGGCTTCGTGGTCGAGATGGAACAGCAGGCCGTGCGTCTCGTCGAGTACATGCACGGCGACCGGAAGTAA